From Azospirillum baldaniorum, the proteins below share one genomic window:
- a CDS encoding response regulator, which produces MLTDNAKDGLPSRSINDLRVLLIEDDDFTRRLMSRLLQDLKVRHVWEASDGMAALGILRDHAEEVDLAICDLEMPRMSGLDLLHALRTATGNPLADLPVIVLTAHREADTVKRAIAYGISGYLVKPVSKADLVKRLTFVLQKGR; this is translated from the coding sequence ACGACCTGCGCGTCCTGCTGATCGAAGACGACGACTTCACCCGCCGGCTGATGAGCCGCCTGCTTCAGGACCTGAAGGTCCGCCATGTGTGGGAGGCGTCGGACGGCATGGCCGCGCTGGGCATTCTGCGCGACCATGCGGAGGAGGTGGACCTCGCCATCTGTGATCTGGAAATGCCGCGGATGAGCGGGCTGGACCTGCTGCACGCCCTGCGCACCGCCACGGGCAACCCGCTCGCCGACCTTCCGGTGATCGTGCTGACGGCGCATCGCGAGGCCGACACGGTCAAGCGGGCCATCGCCTACGGCATTTCCGGCTATCTGGTGAAACCGGTGTCGAAGGCCGACCTCGTGAAGCGGCTGACCTTCGTCCTTCAGAAAGGCCGTTAG